A section of the Amycolatopsis sp. AA4 genome encodes:
- a CDS encoding ABC transporter substrate-binding protein → MSRTAMGTSFNRRALLRYAGLAGAAAAVSSTLAACGGPASTNKTGASSGSVTAVIGYGNNQTWDPLQTASAFAMAAILHSYESLVEGDPVTREPFPGLAKALPADLKSTTMRFELRDGAKWHDGQPVTADDVVFTYARVLDPKENVLIHSFFSQWLESVTKVDAKTVEFKLKFAFPYALQRIQICKIVPKHVFENNWKAAAAGKVVGSGPYKITEQAPLSHTSFEKFADYNGPRPAAYDKMLWKSIVDSAPRVAAISGAKPDAQIAENIPPANAEQLRKAGRTVEFADGGNNLFLLFNTKHSPFADKRVRQALHYAIDKKKMIEIGLRGTGTAGTSFINPKLPGSQPAAQDFTYNPEKAKQLLAEAGVSGLKISLSTTNTSLVLDCVKVIKEGWDAIGVQTTLDSQDTKALFSKLDNGDDFQVVATTNNPLQFGNDPDLLIRYYYDAKSVLMTRYARWSGSDTDALLALQDKAAAETDETKRGGLYKQLLDQISEQAVIYPIVFTQMGTAWDPKAISGVRAQGYPGIYLNQAKPV, encoded by the coding sequence ATGTCCCGAACCGCCATGGGGACTTCGTTCAACCGGCGCGCACTGCTGCGCTACGCCGGCCTCGCCGGGGCTGCCGCAGCGGTTTCGTCGACGCTCGCCGCGTGCGGGGGTCCCGCGTCCACCAACAAGACCGGCGCCTCGTCCGGTTCCGTCACCGCGGTGATCGGGTACGGCAACAACCAGACCTGGGACCCGCTGCAGACCGCGTCGGCGTTCGCGATGGCGGCCATCCTGCACAGCTACGAATCGCTCGTCGAGGGCGATCCGGTCACCCGGGAACCGTTCCCCGGCCTGGCCAAGGCACTGCCGGCAGACCTCAAGAGCACCACGATGCGCTTCGAGCTGCGCGACGGCGCGAAGTGGCACGACGGACAGCCGGTGACCGCCGACGACGTCGTGTTCACCTACGCCCGGGTGCTCGATCCGAAGGAAAACGTCCTCATCCACAGCTTCTTCTCGCAGTGGCTGGAGTCCGTGACCAAGGTCGACGCGAAGACGGTGGAGTTCAAGCTGAAGTTCGCGTTCCCGTACGCGCTGCAGCGGATCCAGATCTGCAAGATCGTGCCCAAGCACGTGTTCGAGAACAACTGGAAGGCCGCCGCGGCGGGCAAGGTCGTCGGTTCCGGGCCGTACAAGATCACCGAACAGGCCCCGCTCTCGCACACGTCGTTCGAGAAGTTCGCCGACTACAACGGCCCGCGCCCGGCCGCGTACGACAAGATGCTCTGGAAGTCCATTGTGGACTCCGCACCGCGGGTCGCGGCGATCTCCGGGGCCAAGCCGGACGCGCAGATCGCGGAGAACATCCCGCCCGCCAACGCCGAACAGCTGCGCAAGGCGGGCCGTACGGTCGAATTCGCCGACGGCGGCAACAACCTGTTCCTCCTCTTCAACACCAAGCACTCCCCGTTCGCCGACAAACGGGTCCGCCAGGCGCTGCATTACGCGATCGACAAGAAGAAGATGATCGAGATCGGCTTGCGCGGCACCGGAACCGCGGGCACGTCGTTCATCAACCCGAAGCTTCCCGGTTCACAGCCCGCGGCGCAGGACTTCACCTACAACCCGGAAAAGGCGAAGCAGCTGCTCGCCGAAGCGGGCGTCAGCGGTTTGAAGATCTCCCTGTCCACGACGAACACCTCACTGGTCCTCGACTGCGTCAAGGTGATCAAGGAGGGCTGGGACGCGATCGGCGTGCAGACCACTTTGGACTCGCAGGACACCAAGGCGCTGTTCTCCAAACTGGACAACGGCGACGACTTCCAGGTCGTGGCCACCACCAACAACCCGTTGCAGTTCGGCAACGACCCCGATCTGCTCATCCGCTATTACTACGACGCGAAATCGGTGCTCATGACGCGGTACGCGCGCTGGAGCGGCTCCGACACCGACGCGTTGCTGGCGTTGCAGGACAAGGCCGCCGCGGAGACCGACGAGACCAAGCGCGGCGGGCTGTACAAGCAATTGCTCGACCAGATTTCCGAGCAAGCGGTGATCTACCCGATCGTCTTCACGCAGATGGGCACCGCCTGGGACCCGAAGGCGATCAGCGGAGTGCGTGCCCAAGGCTACCCGGGCATCTACCTCAACCAGGCCAAACCGGTCTGA
- a CDS encoding FadR/GntR family transcriptional regulator encodes MARPQRSEEITKQIIDLIVDRQLPTGAPMPTELSLAEDLGVSRNSIREAVKALQALGIVEVRHGYGTFVGSAGSEALQTWLLFRTRSRGSTDAGRLRDLLEVREMIETELTSRVARDHRPELIGELQACVARMRRKGPDAAVADREFHDLICAEAGFDLARELTGLFWDVYRAAEGEMGGPVSSATATAKRHQAIVDALVSGDAEAAAHAVHRHFDEVRKRAKADRYGGFGEARPAVSGSAAS; translated from the coding sequence GTGGCGCGCCCGCAACGCAGTGAAGAGATCACCAAGCAGATCATCGACCTGATCGTCGACCGGCAGCTGCCGACCGGCGCGCCGATGCCGACCGAACTGAGTCTCGCCGAGGATCTCGGCGTGAGCCGGAATTCGATCCGGGAGGCGGTCAAGGCGCTGCAGGCGCTCGGCATCGTCGAGGTCCGGCACGGGTACGGCACGTTCGTCGGCTCGGCCGGGTCGGAGGCGCTGCAGACGTGGCTGCTCTTCCGCACGCGCAGCCGCGGCAGCACCGACGCCGGGCGGCTGCGCGACCTGCTCGAGGTCCGCGAGATGATCGAAACGGAGCTGACCAGCCGGGTCGCGCGCGACCACCGGCCGGAGCTGATCGGGGAACTGCAGGCGTGCGTGGCGCGGATGCGCCGCAAGGGGCCGGACGCGGCGGTGGCCGACCGCGAGTTCCACGACCTCATCTGCGCCGAGGCGGGATTCGACCTGGCGCGCGAGCTGACTGGGCTGTTCTGGGACGTCTACCGGGCCGCGGAAGGCGAAATGGGCGGGCCGGTTTCGTCCGCGACGGCCACCGCGAAACGGCATCAGGCGATCGTGGACGCGCTCGTCAGCGGCGACGCGGAGGCGGCCGCGCACGCGGTGCACCGGCATTTCGACGAGGTGCGCAAGCGCGCGAAAGCGGATCGGTACGGCGGCTTCGGCGAGGCGCGGCCCGCGGTTTCCGGTTCGGCCGCCAGTTGA
- a CDS encoding GNAT family N-acetyltransferase, protein MTTPEIAFLPPSAAEDTALVALLTDLVNTVYAKAEAGLWAGSADRTNAGEMAGLVRAGEIAVARIDGTVVGSVRIQRLAEDLGEFGLLAASPEVRGAGIGRALVEFAESCCRAQGCTRMQLELLVPREWTHPSKEFLAQWYGRLGYQVVETSTIDGPHPELAPLLATPCDFLIWHKDLG, encoded by the coding sequence GTGACGACTCCGGAGATCGCCTTCCTGCCGCCGTCCGCTGCCGAGGACACCGCGCTGGTGGCCCTGTTGACCGATCTGGTGAACACCGTCTACGCGAAGGCCGAGGCGGGATTGTGGGCCGGTTCGGCCGATCGGACCAATGCCGGGGAGATGGCCGGGCTGGTTCGCGCGGGCGAGATCGCGGTGGCGCGGATCGACGGAACCGTGGTGGGGTCGGTCCGGATTCAGCGGCTGGCCGAGGATCTGGGGGAATTCGGTCTGCTCGCTGCTTCGCCGGAGGTGCGCGGCGCGGGGATCGGGCGTGCGCTGGTCGAGTTCGCGGAGAGTTGTTGCCGCGCTCAGGGATGTACGCGGATGCAGCTTGAGCTGCTGGTGCCGCGGGAGTGGACGCATCCGTCCAAGGAGTTCCTCGCGCAGTGGTACGGCCGGCTGGGGTACCAGGTGGTGGAGACGTCGACGATCGACGGACCGCATCCGGAGCTGGCTCCGCTGCTGGCCACTCCGTGCGATTTTCTCATCTGGCACAAGGATCTCGGCTGA
- a CDS encoding sugar phosphate isomerase/epimerase, whose translation MRDAFAADPDETLRRLAAIGFERVEPYGVVENVEALRAGLAAHGLSAPTAHAALVGKDQEAVFAAARELGIDVVIEPLVPASQWGNAAEIAATAEALNAAAEVAAGFGVRVGYHNHWWELESRISGRSALEVFADRLSSEVVLEVDAYWATAGGEDAPALLRRLGQRVCAVHVKDGSLAVDATGQVPAGQGRVPMGEVLAAAPGALRVVEFDQHEDVFGGIAESFAYLAGGGE comes from the coding sequence GTGCGCGACGCGTTCGCGGCTGATCCGGACGAGACGTTGCGGCGGCTGGCGGCGATCGGGTTCGAGCGGGTCGAGCCGTACGGGGTGGTGGAGAACGTCGAGGCGCTTCGGGCGGGGCTGGCGGCGCACGGGTTGAGTGCGCCTACCGCGCACGCAGCGTTGGTCGGGAAGGATCAGGAGGCGGTGTTCGCCGCGGCTCGGGAGCTGGGGATCGACGTGGTGATCGAGCCGTTGGTTCCCGCTTCGCAATGGGGGAATGCGGCGGAGATCGCTGCGACGGCGGAAGCGCTCAACGCGGCGGCTGAGGTTGCCGCGGGGTTTGGGGTGCGGGTGGGTTATCACAATCATTGGTGGGAGCTGGAATCGCGGATTTCCGGGCGTAGTGCGTTGGAGGTTTTCGCGGATCGGCTCTCTTCGGAGGTGGTGCTGGAGGTGGATGCTTATTGGGCTACGGCGGGCGGGGAGGATGCGCCCGCGTTGCTGCGGCGGTTGGGGCAGCGGGTGTGCGCCGTTCATGTGAAGGACGGGTCGTTGGCTGTCGACGCCACTGGGCAGGTGCCTGCTGGTCAAGGGCGGGTGCCGATGGGGGAAGTGCTCGCGGCGGCGCCGGGGGCGTTGCGGGTGGTGGAGTTTGATCAGCACGAGGATGTTTTCGGGGGGATTGCGGAGAGTTTCGCTTATCTCGCTGGGGGCGGCGAGTGA
- a CDS encoding Gfo/Idh/MocA family protein, whose product MSVGVGVVGAGFISAAYLENLTSFPDLRVVGVADLDVERARAGADRYGVAWAGSVAELLALPEVEIVVNLTVPSVHVEVSLAAVEAGKHVWTEKPIGVDRSTVRKLLDRAREMGVRVAGAPDTLLGAGHQTAFRALADGRIGVPFTALALFQTPGPEGWHPAPEFLFQAGGGPLLDIGPYYLTQLVQVFGSVRKVTGVGGRGRETRVIGAGPRAGTEFPVAVPTTVGALIEFARGGSAQVLFSFDSAVRRTGVVEVTGSRGTAVLPDPNGFGGATVVHLGGEAESEELAAVGHSASRGTGVLDLARSVRAGVAERASGETAYHVLDVMVAVEESMELGVGVEVGSRVGVAELLPEGWDPFSRTL is encoded by the coding sequence GTGAGTGTCGGGGTCGGAGTTGTTGGGGCTGGGTTTATCAGTGCTGCGTATTTGGAGAATCTGACCTCGTTTCCGGATCTTCGGGTGGTGGGGGTTGCTGATCTCGATGTGGAGCGGGCTCGGGCGGGGGCGGATCGATATGGGGTTGCCTGGGCTGGTTCGGTAGCGGAGTTGCTGGCGTTGCCGGAGGTCGAGATTGTCGTGAACTTGACTGTGCCTTCGGTGCATGTCGAGGTCAGTCTCGCGGCGGTGGAGGCCGGGAAGCACGTGTGGACGGAGAAGCCGATCGGGGTGGATCGGTCGACCGTGCGGAAGCTTCTTGATCGGGCGCGGGAGATGGGGGTGCGGGTGGCGGGGGCGCCGGACACTCTGCTTGGTGCTGGGCATCAGACTGCGTTTCGGGCGCTTGCGGATGGGCGGATCGGGGTCCCTTTTACCGCGTTGGCCCTGTTTCAGACGCCGGGGCCGGAGGGGTGGCATCCCGCGCCGGAGTTTTTGTTTCAGGCCGGTGGCGGGCCGTTGCTCGATATCGGGCCTTATTACTTGACGCAGTTGGTTCAGGTTTTCGGGTCGGTGCGGAAGGTTACCGGGGTTGGCGGGCGGGGGCGGGAGACTCGGGTGATCGGGGCTGGGCCTCGGGCTGGGACTGAGTTTCCGGTTGCGGTGCCTACTACGGTTGGTGCGTTGATTGAGTTTGCGCGCGGGGGGAGTGCGCAGGTTTTGTTTTCGTTTGATTCCGCGGTGCGGCGGACTGGGGTGGTGGAGGTTACCGGTTCACGGGGTACCGCGGTTTTGCCGGATCCTAATGGGTTTGGCGGGGCTACGGTCGTGCATCTCGGCGGGGAGGCGGAGTCGGAGGAGTTGGCCGCGGTGGGGCATTCGGCTTCTCGGGGGACCGGGGTGCTTGATCTTGCCCGGTCGGTTCGGGCTGGGGTGGCGGAGAGGGCTTCGGGGGAGACGGCTTATCACGTTCTGGACGTGATGGTGGCTGTTGAGGAGTCTATGGAGTTGGGGGTCGGGGTTGAGGTGGGCAGTCGGGTGGGGGTGGCGGAGTTGTTGCCTGAGGGGTGGGATCCGTTTTCGCGGACGTTGTGA
- a CDS encoding TetR/AcrR family transcriptional regulator: MSEGYLKGRIRRDDIVSAAAVVYGEAGYHASSLREIAKRAGITHAGLLYHFPTKEALLAAVLERRDAEDAAREQLTAAPPGLEVLRRFIALAEHNVRHRGIVEVYSRLAAEAISEDHPAHAYFARHYREARETIAQSFHALAETGELRPGVDPDLAALTFIALMDGLQVQWLTTPTQVDPVGSLRLSLQTLLTVPLFPK, encoded by the coding sequence GTGAGCGAGGGCTACCTGAAGGGCAGAATCCGCCGGGACGACATCGTTTCGGCGGCCGCCGTCGTGTACGGCGAGGCTGGCTACCACGCGTCGTCGCTGCGGGAAATAGCCAAACGAGCAGGCATCACCCACGCCGGCTTGCTGTACCACTTCCCGACGAAGGAAGCGCTGCTCGCCGCGGTCCTGGAACGCCGCGACGCCGAGGACGCCGCCCGCGAACAGCTGACCGCCGCCCCGCCCGGGCTCGAGGTCCTGCGCCGCTTCATCGCGCTGGCCGAACACAACGTCCGCCACCGGGGCATCGTCGAGGTGTACTCGCGCCTCGCCGCCGAGGCGATCTCGGAAGACCACCCCGCCCACGCCTACTTCGCCCGCCATTACCGCGAGGCCCGCGAGACCATCGCCCAGTCGTTCCACGCGCTCGCCGAAACAGGCGAGCTGCGCCCCGGCGTCGACCCGGACTTGGCGGCACTCACCTTCATCGCACTGATGGACGGCCTCCAGGTCCAGTGGCTCACCACCCCCACGCAAGTAGATCCAGTCGGTTCCCTCCGCCTCTCTCTGCAAACTCTCCTGACCGTCCCCCTGTTCCCGAAATAG
- a CDS encoding MFS transporter, which produces MTELSPPPVLPRAARVATWIVFALCGFAVGMWVVHIPVIERATGVSHTALGALLLVLGGSALIGMQVTGPLADRFGHPRVVSVAGVLVGVAVVLPGLAANWWTLGLALAAFGFFNGSLDVAMNAHAVVVERAYPRPIMAAFHAMWSIGGAIAAVVGAAVLGAGVPTLVSLGGTGVLCIVVSLVVRRYLLDSSGETAEEATEEAKPARTPMRVVWLLGLLAFALMLSEGVANDWAALYLRDGLGTSESTAALAYGSFAVAMTVGRFATDRVAALAGPVAVVRYGSGLAALGLAIASLAPWVPLSLGGWALFGLGLSGGVPQLFTAAGNLDKRASGALMARVVGVGYVGLLAGPAIIGGLAHWVPLNVAFLLPLALCVVAVVFAPAMKPRG; this is translated from the coding sequence ATGACCGAGCTTTCCCCGCCCCCGGTGCTGCCCCGCGCGGCCCGCGTCGCCACCTGGATCGTGTTCGCCCTGTGCGGGTTCGCGGTCGGCATGTGGGTGGTGCACATTCCGGTGATCGAGCGCGCGACCGGCGTCTCGCACACCGCGCTCGGGGCGCTGCTGCTCGTGCTCGGCGGATCGGCGCTGATCGGCATGCAGGTCACCGGGCCGCTCGCGGACCGGTTCGGCCATCCGCGGGTCGTGTCCGTCGCGGGGGTGCTCGTCGGGGTCGCGGTCGTGCTGCCGGGGCTCGCGGCGAACTGGTGGACGCTCGGGCTGGCGCTCGCGGCGTTCGGGTTCTTCAACGGGTCGCTCGACGTCGCGATGAACGCGCACGCCGTGGTCGTCGAACGCGCGTATCCGCGGCCGATCATGGCGGCCTTCCACGCGATGTGGTCGATCGGCGGTGCGATCGCGGCGGTCGTCGGCGCGGCAGTGCTCGGGGCGGGCGTGCCGACGCTCGTGTCGCTCGGCGGCACCGGCGTCCTGTGCATCGTGGTGTCGCTGGTGGTCCGCCGGTATCTGCTTGATTCGTCCGGGGAAACCGCGGAGGAAGCCACTGAGGAAGCCAAACCGGCCCGCACCCCGATGCGCGTGGTGTGGCTGCTGGGTCTGCTGGCCTTCGCGCTGATGCTGTCCGAGGGCGTCGCGAACGACTGGGCCGCGCTGTATCTGCGAGACGGGCTGGGGACGTCCGAAAGCACCGCCGCACTGGCCTACGGTTCGTTCGCGGTGGCGATGACGGTCGGCCGGTTCGCGACCGACCGGGTCGCCGCGCTGGCCGGTCCGGTCGCCGTGGTGCGTTACGGGAGCGGGCTGGCCGCGTTGGGGCTGGCGATCGCGTCGCTCGCGCCGTGGGTGCCGTTGTCGTTGGGCGGCTGGGCGTTGTTCGGGCTCGGGCTTTCCGGGGGCGTCCCGCAGTTGTTCACCGCGGCGGGCAACCTCGACAAACGCGCGTCCGGGGCGTTGATGGCGCGGGTGGTCGGCGTCGGGTACGTCGGGCTGCTGGCCGGTCCGGCGATCATCGGCGGGCTGGCGCACTGGGTGCCGCTGAACGTCGCGTTCCTGCTGCCCCTGGCGTTGTGCGTGGTGGCGGTAGTGTTCGCGCCCGCGATGAAGCCGCGCGGCTGA
- a CDS encoding sensor histidine kinase yields the protein MTGWRLRGLRTRLLVAFALLSVFTALAVAGIGYVQARNGILQRTQDNAAVEMTTQLKQLYPLPRQPVKTSALQSAADRLDGRKISALVTSGGRSAGDMPASVITPELRAVVRSGRVAWQRVDVGGVTQLLLGSPLLIATGDRLNPTIPSGIEVYELRNLDAEIDAVNRLARDAWLAGGAALVVALILAVLAAGSVLRPVGELQRAARRLGAGDLDARIAVRGSDELASVAETFNATAESLQRHVGELRRMEADARRFVADVSHELRTPLAAMTAVTDMLDAEAKRLPDPAGEAVRLVSQETHNLTRLVNDLIEVTRFDSGTASLEVDDVDVAEAVRATLRVRGFEVETDLPDGIRARIDPRRLDVIVANLVGNALRHGAEPVTVRLRGDQAGITLAVEDSGPGLDEEVLPHVFSRFYKADTARSRSEGSGLGLAIAWENARLHRGELVAGNRPEGGAVFTLWLPREVRR from the coding sequence GTGACCGGCTGGCGGCTGCGCGGGCTGCGCACCCGGCTGCTGGTGGCGTTCGCGCTGCTGAGCGTGTTCACCGCGCTCGCCGTCGCCGGGATCGGCTACGTGCAGGCCCGAAACGGGATCCTGCAGCGCACCCAGGACAACGCCGCCGTCGAGATGACCACCCAGCTCAAGCAGCTGTACCCGCTCCCCCGGCAGCCGGTGAAGACGAGCGCGCTGCAGTCGGCCGCCGACCGGCTCGACGGCCGGAAGATCTCCGCGCTGGTGACGAGCGGCGGCCGCAGCGCCGGCGACATGCCCGCCTCGGTGATCACGCCGGAGCTGCGGGCGGTCGTGCGGTCCGGCCGGGTCGCGTGGCAGCGGGTGGACGTCGGCGGGGTGACGCAGCTGCTGCTGGGCTCCCCGCTGCTGATCGCGACCGGCGACCGGCTGAACCCGACGATCCCGTCCGGCATCGAGGTCTACGAACTGCGCAATCTCGACGCGGAAATCGACGCGGTGAACCGGCTCGCCCGGGACGCGTGGCTCGCCGGCGGGGCCGCGCTGGTGGTGGCCCTGATCCTCGCCGTGCTGGCCGCGGGCAGCGTGTTGCGGCCGGTCGGCGAACTGCAGCGCGCCGCTCGAAGGCTCGGGGCGGGCGATCTCGACGCCCGGATCGCCGTCCGCGGCAGCGACGAACTGGCGAGCGTCGCGGAGACGTTCAACGCGACCGCCGAATCGCTGCAACGGCACGTCGGCGAGCTGCGCCGGATGGAAGCCGACGCGCGGCGGTTCGTCGCCGACGTGTCGCACGAACTGCGTACGCCGCTGGCCGCGATGACCGCGGTCACCGACATGCTCGACGCCGAAGCGAAACGGCTGCCGGACCCGGCGGGCGAGGCGGTGCGCCTGGTCAGCCAGGAAACGCACAACCTCACGCGGCTGGTGAACGACCTGATCGAGGTCACCCGGTTCGACTCCGGCACCGCGTCCCTCGAAGTGGACGACGTCGACGTGGCCGAGGCGGTCCGGGCGACGCTGCGGGTGCGCGGCTTCGAGGTCGAGACCGATCTGCCGGACGGGATCCGCGCGCGGATCGATCCGCGTCGGCTGGACGTGATCGTGGCCAATCTCGTGGGGAACGCGTTGCGGCACGGCGCGGAACCGGTGACGGTGCGGCTGCGGGGCGACCAGGCGGGGATCACGCTCGCCGTCGAAGACTCCGGTCCCGGCCTGGACGAGGAGGTGCTTCCGCACGTGTTTTCCCGGTTCTACAAGGCGGACACCGCGCGCAGCCGGTCGGAAGGGAGCGGGCTCGGGCTCGCGATCGCCTGGGAGAACGCGCGTTTGCACCGCGGGGAGCTGGTCGCCGGGAACCGGCCCGAAGGCGGTGCGGTGTTCACGTTGTGGCTGCCTCGGGAGGTGCGGCGATGA
- a CDS encoding response regulator transcription factor has translation MPRVLLIEDDRAVRDGLRLALTYQGHTVDAVETGEEGLARLAEDPADVVVLDLMLPGMDGFEVCRRIRAAGDLPIIMLTARNDDIDVVAGLEAGADDYVVKPAQARVLEARIRAVLRRTGGEPRGPDAKPGPERHGDLTIDRDGLVVSKHGTVIGLAPTELRLLLELSSAPGRVLSRQQLLESVWDQGYLGDSRLVDACVQRLRAKIEDDPAKPVYVQTLRGFGYRFGPL, from the coding sequence ATGCCGAGGGTGCTGCTGATCGAAGACGACCGGGCCGTGCGCGACGGCCTGCGGCTGGCCCTGACCTATCAGGGCCACACGGTCGACGCGGTGGAGACCGGCGAGGAAGGCCTCGCCCGGCTCGCCGAAGACCCGGCCGACGTCGTGGTCCTCGACCTCATGCTGCCCGGGATGGACGGTTTCGAGGTGTGCCGCCGCATCCGCGCGGCCGGCGACCTGCCGATCATCATGCTCACCGCGCGCAACGACGACATCGACGTGGTGGCCGGGCTCGAAGCCGGAGCCGACGACTACGTCGTGAAACCCGCGCAGGCCCGCGTGCTGGAGGCGCGCATCCGCGCGGTGCTGCGCCGGACGGGCGGCGAACCGCGCGGCCCGGACGCGAAGCCGGGTCCGGAACGGCACGGCGACCTCACGATCGACCGCGACGGTCTCGTGGTCAGCAAGCACGGCACGGTGATCGGGCTCGCGCCGACCGAACTGCGGCTGCTGCTGGAGCTGTCGTCGGCGCCCGGCCGCGTGCTCAGCCGCCAGCAGCTGCTCGAATCCGTGTGGGACCAGGGCTATCTCGGCGATTCGCGGCTCGTCGACGCGTGCGTGCAGCGGTTGCGCGCGAAGATCGAGGACGATCCCGCGAAACCGGTGTACGTCCAGACCCTGCGCGGGTTCGGCTATCGCTTCGGGCCGCTGTGA
- a CDS encoding D-alanyl-D-alanine carboxypeptidase family protein, which translates to MIESLRRPRVLAAVTRLLAVALLPAAFLRSPGRGRYLACQWALALRYPAEDLAGLSEPTRAAFTAARTDAFWRHRQLIGLTSGHRDVADQHRLFAEEVQRTGSVTAARRRVLPPHESAHVRGTALDVRPIEGAAWLEQHGAEYRLYRRYDNEWWHFEYHGDTVPVRLPNPDALRSPTIVRVAG; encoded by the coding sequence ATGATCGAGTCGCTTCGCCGGCCCCGGGTCCTCGCGGCCGTCACCCGCCTCCTGGCGGTGGCGCTGCTTCCGGCGGCGTTCCTGCGTTCGCCCGGCCGCGGCCGGTACCTGGCCTGCCAGTGGGCGCTCGCGTTGCGATACCCGGCCGAGGACTTGGCGGGCCTCAGCGAACCGACCCGGGCGGCCTTCACCGCTGCGCGCACCGACGCGTTCTGGCGGCACCGCCAGCTGATCGGGCTCACCTCCGGCCATCGCGACGTCGCCGACCAGCACCGGCTGTTCGCCGAAGAAGTGCAGCGCACCGGCTCCGTCACCGCAGCCCGGCGTCGAGTGCTGCCACCGCACGAGTCGGCGCACGTCCGCGGCACGGCGCTGGACGTGCGGCCGATCGAGGGCGCGGCGTGGCTGGAGCAGCATGGGGCCGAGTACCGGCTGTATCGCCGCTACGACAACGAATGGTGGCACTTCGAGTACCACGGGGACACCGTGCCGGTGCGGTTGCCGAATCCCGACGCACTGCGGTCGCCGACGATCGTGCGGGTGGCCGGCTAA
- a CDS encoding RNA polymerase sigma factor has product MTAVEQLLRDLAPQVLTAVCRRFGDFTLCEDAVQEALLSAALKWPEQGLPDNPKSWLITAAARRRIDIERSESARRQREHTAAGLAVPQPELAPADDDTLTLLMLCCHPELGKPSQLALTLRAVGGLTTAEIGRALLVPEKTVSQRINRAKKRLSGARFRMPPPGERAERLAAVLQVLYLIFTEGHTASSGTAVNRVELTAEAIRLTRQLHAQVPDDGEVAGLLALMLLSDARRPARTRPDGTAVPLAEQDRTRWDAAAIAEGRDLIGKTLVTAQLGPYQLEAAIAAVHDEAARAEDTDWPQILALYDLLLALAPSPMAALNRIVPVAMVHGAREGLRQLDEIAGLDEHHRVDVVRAHLLDLAGEPEQARVYYRSAAQKTLSVPERRYLESRAAQGNSP; this is encoded by the coding sequence CTGACCGCCGTCGAGCAGCTCCTGCGCGACCTCGCGCCGCAGGTGCTCACCGCCGTCTGCCGCCGGTTCGGCGACTTCACGCTGTGCGAGGACGCGGTGCAGGAAGCGCTGCTGTCCGCCGCGCTGAAATGGCCGGAGCAGGGCCTGCCGGACAACCCCAAGAGCTGGCTGATCACCGCGGCCGCGCGCAGGCGCATCGACATCGAACGCAGCGAGTCCGCCCGCCGCCAGCGCGAGCACACGGCCGCGGGGCTGGCGGTGCCGCAACCGGAACTGGCCCCGGCCGACGACGACACGCTGACCCTGCTGATGCTGTGCTGTCACCCCGAACTCGGCAAGCCGTCGCAGCTCGCGTTGACGCTGCGCGCGGTCGGCGGCCTCACCACCGCGGAGATCGGCCGGGCGCTGCTGGTTCCGGAGAAAACCGTGAGCCAGCGGATCAACCGGGCCAAGAAGCGGCTCAGCGGGGCCCGGTTCCGGATGCCGCCGCCGGGCGAACGGGCCGAGCGGCTGGCCGCGGTGCTGCAGGTGCTCTACCTGATCTTCACCGAGGGACACACCGCCAGCTCCGGAACGGCCGTCAACCGGGTCGAGCTGACCGCGGAGGCGATCCGGCTGACCCGGCAGCTGCACGCGCAGGTCCCCGACGACGGCGAGGTCGCCGGGCTGCTGGCGCTCATGCTGCTCAGCGACGCGCGGCGGCCCGCGCGGACGCGGCCGGACGGCACCGCCGTGCCGCTGGCCGAACAGGACCGCACCCGCTGGGACGCCGCCGCGATCGCCGAAGGGCGCGACCTGATCGGGAAAACCCTGGTCACCGCCCAGCTCGGGCCGTATCAGCTCGAGGCCGCGATCGCCGCCGTGCACGACGAGGCGGCGCGCGCCGAGGACACCGACTGGCCGCAGATCCTCGCCCTCTACGACCTCCTGCTCGCCCTCGCGCCGAGCCCGATGGCGGCGCTGAACCGGATCGTCCCGGTCGCGATGGTCCACGGCGCCCGCGAAGGGTTGCGGCAGCTCGACGAAATCGCGGGGCTGGACGAGCATCACCGCGTCGACGTCGTGCGCGCGCACCTGCTCGATCTGGCGGGCGAGCCCGAGCAGGCCCGGGTCTATTACCGTTCAGCGGCACAGAAAACGCTCAGCGTTCCGGAACGAAGATACCTGGAATCCCGTGCCGCGCAAGGAAACTCGCCTTAG